The sequence below is a genomic window from Streptomyces sp. NBC_00582.
GGCCTCGTCGGGGACGGTCGGCCCGTTGCCGGTTCGGGTCAGGTGCTGCGCTTGCTCGTGCTGGTCGCCGAGCCGCTCGGGGATCGGCCGTTCTGTGTCACCCATGGGTGAGCCCCTTCGTTCGGGCATGAGAAACGCCCCGGCCGGGTCGGCTCGGGGCGTGGGAAGTGCGGCGGTCGCGCCGCCGGTATCAGTGGCTGTGGGGCACCTGCAGCGCCCGCCACACGGTCTCGTTTGGGTATCCGGCGTACGCGCCGCCCGGCGATCCTTGCGTCGCGTGCCACGAGCCCCATGCGGTGAGATCGGCCGAGCCGATGTCGTTGGTCGGCGTGTAGGAGCCTGCGCCGACGGCGACGAGGCGCTTCGCTGCGGCGAGGACAAGGGGAGAGGTGCGGCCGACCCGGAACCAGTCCTGTCCGGGGTACGGGGCGTACGCCGCGGCGGTGCCAGACGAGGTCTTGATCAGGGTGTTGTCGTCCACCCATCCGGGGTCGGCCGTGACCATCGGCGACGCGTACTTGGGGTATCCGTAGCCGTACACGTTGGCGTCGGACCGGTTGCGCTCGCGCAGGTACACGCCGTCGCCCTCGGACGATCCGGTGTTGTTGCTGTTGAATTCGATCGTGTAGATCTTCGCGGCGTCGTACTTCCAGACGAGGCCGGTGTGATCTTGACCCGAGGTGCCCAGCATCACCTGACTGCCAACCGCCGGGAACCAACTCCAGCGCCCCCACGACTGATAGGTCGTGACGGCGACGTCGCACGCCGGGGTCTGCGGCATGATCGTGATGTCACCGGCCCGGTACGCGAGCCACAGCAGACCGATCACGCACCATGACTGCCCCTGATAGGACGCCATGCCGGGTGTCTCGGCCGCGTACTTGTTGATGTTCGTCCATGTGCCAGAGACGTTGTCCTCTTGGTACTTGATCGCGGCCTCTTGCGTGCCGAGATCGATCAAGGTCTGCGGCGCGATCGCGGCGACCATGAAACCTCCCTAGGACGGGTCGAGGATGCGCCAACCCACCGTTGACGTGTCGCTCGCGCTCGTCGACTTGATCACGAAACTCGTGCCCGCCGTGCGGGCGTTGACGTAGGGCGAGCCGACGGTGCCGCCGGGCGTTTGGATCGTGAGCTGCACGACGCTGCTCGCGGCGATCGCCGTCGTGTTCACGGTGACCGTGCCGGCCGCCATGACGGCGGTTCCCATGCGCGCGGCGGTGCCGCCGCTCGGGACGACCGTCTTGCCCGCGACGACGAGCGCCCCGTCGCCCGCGTCGAGGCGGTTGACCGTGCCCGACAGAGCGTTCGCCCTCACGGCGGTGAGCCCGAGGACGGTCACGATGGTGCCCGTGTCGGTGCGCAGGCACGCGGTCGCCGCAGCCACGGGCAGCACCTCGGCGACGCCGACCAGGACGACACCCGTCGCCGCGTTGGTGACCCACACCGACGTTCCGTCGGACGCTTCCGAGACGAACCCGTTGACGGTCGTTCCCTTGCCGCCGTACACGATCAGGCTGGTTGTGCACTGCTCGGCGCCGCAGCTCGTGAGGGTGACGGACGTGCAGGTGTCCAGCCGGTACCCCGAGGGTGATCCCTGCGCCGCGCAGCCGGTCAGGTTCGTGTACGACATGCCGTCGAGCCAGAACCCGGCTGTCACGTTGCCCTCGGCCGAGCAGCCGATCAGCGTCGTCGACGCGCCGCCGAGGACGGTGTCTTGCGGTGCCCGCAGGTGAAACCCGATGCCGCCGCAGGTGCGCACGCGCACGCGCTGCAGCACGCTGCCGGCCAGCTCGTGACAGAACACGCCGTCGCCGCCGAAGCTTTGAATCAGCAGATCGCGCAGGGTGATGTTCGCGGTCGACGGCGCCGAGAACCGCGTGAACCGGACGCCGCTGCCGAACCCTCGGCCCGGCCCCGACAACTGCAGTCCCTGCAGGGTCACGCCGCTGATGTCGGTACCGGTGATGCAGTCGTTGTTCTGGTTCGTCGACTGCAGGATCGACGCACGGTCGCCGGCCCCGAGCGCGTTGACGCCGCTCGCCCACGTGATCGCGGAACTCAGCAGATAGCGGCCCCGCGGGACGTACACCGTGCCGCCGCCGGCCGCGCTCGCGGCGTTGACCGCGAGCTGCACCGCGGCCGTGTCGTCGGCGATTCCGTCGCCCTTGGCCCCGTAGTCGAGGACGTTGAACCAGTCCCGCACCGACGAGTCACTCTCGACGCTGCCCTCGACGACGCTGTGCGCCTCCATCCATGCACGCGATGCGCCGCCGGCGTCGGCCCACATGCCGGTGACGCCGTCCGGTCCGAAGAAGATCGGCAGCGCCCCGTACTGGTCGGCGCTCACCTGCGTCACCGGCTGTGCGCCGGCGTCCTGTAGGTCGGTGTACTGCGCGCCGCCGGACGCCGCAGACCAGAATGTGACGACGGCGTACGGGGAGACTCCCCACACGCCGTCGTTCGGCTGCACGACAAAATCGCCGATGCCTGCGCCGTACGTATAACGGGCCACGCGTCACCACCTGATGTAGGTCATGGTCAGGAACAAACCGTTGTTCACCGGCACCGTTTCCGAGACCGCCCGCACCCAGATGCCGCCGTCGGTCCGCACCTCGACGCGCGCGGCGTGCCCGCCCGAGAACTGCGCGCCGAAAAAGTGGTTGAGGGTGAGCGGCCGCAGGGCGGTCGGGACCGTGGCGACGAGGGATCCGTCGGCGTCGGTGACACTCAGCGCGCTGCCGACACGCTTCTTCGCGATGCGCAGCGTCACCACACCCGACAGCATGCGTCCGACGCTTGAGCCGTTCGCCTGCCAGGTGTCGTACCCCGCACCGAGTGCGACGTCGCCGGAATCCTGGTAGACGATCGCCCACTCGCTACCCGTCCACACGCGCAAGATCTTGGTGTCGGTCTCGAACGCGTGCTCGCCCGGCAGAGGTGCGAGCGGCAGTGTTGTCGACGTGCACGGCCGGGTGCGCGTGCCGACGTACTGCTCGCCGCGTGTCACGGTCACTGTGGTTGCCCCGTTGGTCACGGTGACGGTGGCGAGAGGGATCTCGTACAGGCCCGTGTCGCCCGTGTCCTGTGTGAGGGGGATAGCCCAGGGGACGCCGGCCACGCCCGGTTTGACGACGGCGCGCACAGTCCAGTCGGACCGGTCCAGCCGCAGCACCACGCGATCGATTCGTTTCTGCCCGCTGCTGTTGGCCGCGACCGGCAGGTTCACGGCTGCCGTGCCGGACGACCACGCGTGCCCGCGCACCGAGGCGTAGACGCCCGGCCGGACGTCCACCGACAGACCGATTCCCGCGGCCACGGCAGCCGCGTCACTGGGGACGCCGTACACGCCGTCGTCGGAGAACCGGGCGGCGATCTTTTCGTACTCGGTGTCAGTGACGGCGCGGGCGTTGTGAGCCGGGCTCGGCCACGAGTCCTGTGCCACGCGGGCACCTCCTTATCGGGTTTCGAGCCGGCCGAGTCGACGGCCGAGCGAGCGCAGCGCCTTGACGGTCGCGGGGTCGGTGGTCGCTTCCGGCGAGCCGATCAGCGTTGTGACGAACTCGCCGCTACTGGGGGTCGCCTGCAGGTGGATCGAGCGCACGAGATCGGCGATCTCGACGCCGTACGGAAGCGCGACCGTGACCCGGTCGCCGAGGTCGAAATCACGGCCGGCGCGCAGGTCGTCCGTGTCGACAGTGACCGTGGCGAGTTCGACCGGGGCGGCGCCGCCGGCGATCTCCTGGTTACCGGCCTGCGTCAGTTCGCCGTTCGCGTCGGTGTCGGCCGAGCCGTCGACGTACTTCTCGACTCGCCACCAGGTGGCGGCCGCCGCGGTGTCGGCGGTCTGCACGTACGTGCGGCCCGCCGTGCCGGTCTCCGGTTCGGTACCGGCGATCAGCGCGTGCGTGACGACCGGTGCGGACTGCTTCGCCTGCACCGAGCGCAGGTTGCCCAGACCGATGCTGAACCGCGCGGTCGCGGTGAGATCGGCGGGCGCGTAGCAGCCGAACAGAATCTGCGTCGCCGTCATCCGGGTGCGGAACCCGATCGCCCCGCCGTCGATCGCCACCCGCCGCGCGGTGTCGAGTAGCGCCTCGAACCGCGTCTTGACGGTCGTCGAGGTGCCGACGCCCGCGACGCTGTCGAGCGCGAAGTTCGGGATGCGCCGCTCGGCGCGAGCGGCCGGCCCGCAGTTCTCATTGATCAGGGTCCGAATGATCGTCTCGGCGTTCGTGCCGGTGATCTGCCGGTACGTGTTGGCGAGTTGAGCCGTCCACGCGTTCGCCGGGGTCGGCCATGTGATGTACCCGGCGACGACGGCGAGGTCGTCGGAGAAACTGACGGTCACCTTGCCCCATCCCGGCTGCTCGGTGACCGACCACGAGAAATCGCTCGGGATCTCCAGCGGGCCGGCCATCCATACCGCGTTGTCGCGGATGACCGTGACCCGGTTGCCGGGCTGCAGTTGCGCCATGACGTCCGGCCGCGCCGGTACGTCGAACGAGCCCGAGCCCGGCTCGTTGAACTTCTTCGTGCAGTCGAGGTTCGTCCATCCGTCGATCGGGTCGCCCTGCACGACGAGGTTCCGGTCGGTGATCAAGAGCTGCACGGCCACCGGCATGCCCCCCTTTCAGGCTGTCTCATAACGGGGGTTGAACACGAGGTCGACCGCGCTGCCGGGCCCGGACCCGTTCAGTTGAAACGTGACCGGGTTGTCGCCGGGGGCGAGTCCCCACAGAACGGCGCCGGGCCAGTCCAGCGCCCCGACCCAGTTCGAGCCGTCCTGATAGCGCACGGTCGGCGGGTCGGTGGAGATCGTGACCTGTTGCCCGGCGAGCAGGTTGCCGTGTCCGACCTCGTTCGGATCGACCGCGAACGACTCGCCGGTGCCCTCGTGCGTGAACGTGATCAGGGACGCGGGTCCGGTGACGGTCCACGTAGGCCAGACGACGACGTCGCCGGGGTTGCCGACCGTCGTCTCGCCGAGCACCTGCGACGACGAGATCGTCGGGTACGGGGTGAAGAACGGCGTCAAGCTGCCGGTCTGCCGGTGCATGCCGATCGCGACGGGGTCGACCCAGTACGGGTCTTCGCACCACAGCGTGATCACGGCGGCGTCCGAGACGATCCCGTACCCCTTCGAGCCGCGCCCCTCGAACCCCTCTTGGTAGTGCACGGCGATCCGCCGCCGTGTGCCGTCCGGTCGGGCGATCTCCAGCCAACCGGGCCCCTCGCGCAGGGTGCGCGTGAACGCGGTTGCCAGAGCTCGCCACCGGCCGATGAACTCGACGTGCGTCTCGCCGTAGACGTACAGCGGCCACACGATCGCCCGCGGCAGCGGGTGTGCGTGGCGCAGCCGTGCGCCGCCGCGCGGGTGCGCGTCGCTCGTCAGCTCGTAGAGAGTCGCGCCGAGCCCGGACACGCCGTCGGCGAGTGTGAACCAACCGGCGGCCTCGTTGTTGAGCGGCCATACCGTTCCGCTCGGGTCGGTGTAGGTGGCGCTCGCATACCCGATCTCGGGAAGCGGGACCGGCGTACTGCCGCCCCCGCCCCCGCCCGTGTCGGGCGGGGTGATGACCGGTGCGGTAATCAGGGGCATCTAGCGTGGCCTCCCCACCCGAGCGAGGGCGTCCTGTCGCCGCTGCAGCAGCTCCAGGTCGTGAACCGTCATGTCGAGCGTGCGCGGATAGAAGTTGTACGTGTGGCCGGACTCGACCGCCGTCTGCCCGCCGCCGGACGGCAGCGCCGCCCGCACCGCCGCGGCGGCCGGTACCGGCTGCGGCAGGCTCCGGGCCATGCTCCGCACCATGGCGGCGCCGACTGCGGAGACCGACGAGTCGTGGTCGAGGACGGTCTGCCCGCCGCCGAACTGCAGCAGCTCGGGCCCGTTCTCGCCGACCCACGCGACCTCGCCCGGCCGTGGCCGGCCGCCGTTGGCGTACCCGCCTGCGCGGTTGTACGCCGAGGCGAGCGAGCCGTACCTCGACAGCGCGTACCGCATCGAGGCGTACACGTTGGCGAGCGGATCCCACACGCCGCGACCGCGCAGCTTGCCCGCGTACGCGTTGAACGTCGGGTCGATGACCTGCATCAGGCCCTTCGACGGCGTGCCGTTGCGGGCGTTGATGTCCCAATTGTTGATCGCGCGGGGGTTCCCGCCCGACTCCTGGTTCATCCTGCGCAGCGTGGTCGACAGCAGACTCGCCGGCTGCCCGACCATCTTGAGTGCCTGCAGGACGACGCTCGACCAGCGCTTGACGCCCGAGCCGCCGATGTCTCCCGACGAGCCACCGAACGCGCTCGTCGCGGCGCCGACGACCTTGTCTTTCAGGGCACCGAGCATCTTGATCGGCACCTTGCCGATCATCTGTGCGAACTTGTTCTGCCCGACCTGTGCGATCTTGTCGCGGACGAACTTGGTCGCCTTGTCCCACAGCCGGCCGGGGTCGGACAGGAAGTCGACGCCGTCCATCACGGCGCCGCCGATCTTCTTTGCCTTACCGCCGACCCACGACAGGGCGTCTCCGACGATGCCGCCGTCGGCGAACCGCTGCACCGGCAGTTCGCCCGTGCGGTTGATGTACTCCAGCGCCCCGAACCCGACCGAACGGGCAGAGTCGCGCTTGACGACGAACTCGTCGGCCATCATCAGCGCCGGAATCGAGTCCTTGCCCGGCGTGCCGCCCCGAGTGCGCCCGCCCCCGGCGAACTTGGCCGCGGGTAGCTTGTCGAGCCCGACGAACCCGGCCACGCCGTCCCAGACCTTTTTGATCCCATTCGTGTAGACCGTGTTCACGATGAACGCGACGGGCTTCCGGGTGGCGTCGCGCACCTTGTCGAACGCTTTGCCGATCGCTTTCTGTGCCGTGTCGAACGCACCCGCGAACAGCCCGACCGCACTCTTTCCGGCGTCGAACGCAGGCTTGAGCCCGTGCGTCCACAGCCACGACGCAGCCGATCCGATCCCGTCGAACGCAGGCTTGATCGCCGTCCGGTACAGCCACGTTCCCGCGTTGCCGACTGCCGTGATCCCGGTCTTGACGAGCCCGAAGTACAGCTTTACTCCGGTCCACCACCACGAGGCGAGCGTGACGATCCCGCGAAACGCGGGCTCGATCGCCGTGCGGTACAGCCACGTTGCGGCCGAGCCGACGGCAGAGATCACGCCCTTGACGAGCCCGAAGTACAGCTTTACGCCCGTCCACCACCACGAGGCGAGCGTCACGATCCCGCGGAATGCCGGGCCGATTGCGTTCTGCCACAGCCATCCGGCGACCGCGCCGAGTGCCTTGAGATACAGGATGATCGGCGTGATCACGACGACCGCGAGGACCGTGAACAGCACCTTGCCGGCCGTGGCGATCGCCGAGAACACCGGCGACAGCACGGTCGACCACAGCCACGAGGCGGCCGCGCCGATCGCCTTGAGCCCGATCATCAGGTACCCGAAACCAGGCTTGAGCGCCGAGTTCCACAGCACATCCCAACCGGCCTTGATGCCGGCCCACGTCGCCTGTACCGCCTCGCGGAACCAGCCGACTTTTTGATACGCGACGACAGCGGCGGCGACAAGCGCCAGGATCCCGACGACGATCAAGCCAACCGGGTTGGCGGACATGACCGCATTGAGGATGCCCTGCGCGACGGCCCACCCACGGGTGACAGCGGTCGCCGCGAGGATTACGCCGCGGTAGATGCTGAACGCGGCCGTCATGCCCCACGTGGCGATCGTGGACGCGCCGGCCACGATCGCGACGCCGCCGATCGCGACGCCGAGCGGGATGAGCCACGCGCCGTATTCCTTGACCCACTGCACGCCGCCCGCGAACGCGTCCGCCGTGCTCTTGGCGGCGGGTACGAGGACATTGACCAGGGCGCCGCCGACCTTTTGCGCCGGCGGCAGCACGTACGCGTTCAGGAACTGCCCGAACGACTTGAGCGCGGGCAGCGCGTACTTGTCCGCAAAGTTGGCGAGCCCCTGCAGCGCCTGCCGCTTGAATACCTCGAGGTCGTTGGTTGCCGCGCCGTGCAGTGTCTTGCCCATGCGGCCGGCGGCGCCGCCCACCTTGCCGAGCCCGGCGGCCGCCGTCGACGGGTCCATCGCGAGCAGGCTTGCCCCGAGATCCTCGGCCTGCGTACCGAACAGACTGACCGCGATCTGCGACTGCTTGATCGGGTCCTTGATCCCGCGCAGCCGGTCGAGGGTGAGGTCGAGGACGCCGTTCGCTGCCTTGCCACCGCGGGCGAACTTGCTCGCCATGTCGTCGGCGTTGAGCCCGAGCGCCTTCCATCCGTCGGCGGTCGTCTTGCTGCCGTCGACCGCCCGGATCGAGAATTCCTTGATCGCGTCGGCGGCGACGTCGCCGTCGCGGGCACCCGCCTTGAGCGCCTGATTGATCAGCCCGATCCCGGTCGCGCCGTCGATGCCGGCCTTACGCCACTGCGTCGAATACTCGTTCACCGTGTCGATCAGGTCGCCGGCCTTGTCGGCGCCCGACTGGAATCCGGCAGTGAGCAGGTCGAACGCTTCCTTGCCGTTCTTGACGAGGCCGGTCCGGATGAGCTGCCCGGCAGCCTTGGCGGACTCGCCGACGTCGGCGCCGAAAGCCTCGGACAGGTTGAGCGCGTCTTTCGACAGCCCGACGATCTCGCGCCGCGACCCGGAGATCGCGGCGACGCCGTTCTGCTGCAGCGCCTTGAGCGAGTCATTGACCTGGTCGATCGACTCGCCGTACCCCTTCGAGTACACCGTTCCGGCGATCTTCCCGGCGCGGGCCGACTCTTTCTCGGTGAGCCCGAGCTGCGCGCCCAACCGGGCGTTGCTCTTGTCCTGCTCGACCGCCTCGGCGAACCCGACGGCGAACAGCGCCCCGGCGCCCGCAGCGACGCCGGCGACGCCCTTCTTCATCACGCCGCCGATGCCGCCGAGGAACCCCTGCCCGGCGTCCTGCCCGGCCGAGGTGCCGACGCGCGCCGACTCGCCGCTGATCTGCTGATTGAGCAGCCGGCCGAACCCGCGTGCCTCGGGCACGACGGACACGTACCCGACGCCGACCTCGACCGGCATACGTCATTCCCCCTTGGTCTGCGCGAGGATGTGCTCGTACGCCGCTTTCGCGCGCGCCTTGTCCTGGTCGGCTTTCGCCTCGTCGGGCACCGGGTCGCCCGGCCGCCACGAGGGTTGAGGCCACGGCAGCGCGCCGCCGCCCTTTTTCGGGTCCCGGTTGGCGTTGACGAACGCCGTCAGCAACAGGTGCAGCAGGTCGCGGCTGTCGGCGACCCCGTAGTCGATCTGCCGCCACGCGTGCCCGTTGTTCGCGCGGGCGGTCGCCCCGTCGGGCGGCAGGTTCTCGACCAGGACGCGCAGCATGCGCAGCGTGATCTCGCCTCGCCAGTAGGCGGCGAGCGGCCCGCCGCGCCCGTAGCCGGGATAGTGGTGCGCTAGGTCCGCCTCGACGGCCTCGGGGTGCTCGCCGAGGACGTCGAGAACGGTGTACGAGTAGGTCTCGACGACGTCGTCGCCGTCGCCTACCCCTTCGTAGGGCGCACCTTCTGCACCTTGTCCTGCGCCTCGTTGCGGATGCCGACGTACAGGAGCATCACGCTGTTGACCTCGCCGCCGGCCGCGATGAACTCGTCGTACTGGTCGCCGAGCAGGATCCGCGCGCCGGCCTCGTCGCCCTGCGCGTCGTTGAGGTCGCGCTGCATGGCGTCGGGCGTGAAGATCGGGTGCGGGAAGCTGAACACCTGCGGGGCGTCCTCGGGTCCGACCTCGAACTCGACGCGCTCGCCGCCGACCGCGTCGACGTAGGAACGCTTGACGGTCTCCAGCCGGTACCGCTTGCCGTTGGGCTTGCTCATGATCGTGTCTCTCTCTCGGGTGAGCTGCGGGTGAGCGTGTGAGGGCGAGGGGCGGTCGGGGCTCACCCAGAACCGCCGCCCCCCGCCCGTTCAGGGGTGCCGTTATCCGGCGAGGGAGCGCCATCCCGGACCGTCGACCCAGTTGCGGCACGAGGTGCCG
It includes:
- a CDS encoding glycosyl hydrolase family 28-related protein — protein: MARYTYGAGIGDFVVQPNDGVWGVSPYAVVTFWSAASGGAQYTDLQDAGAQPVTQVSADQYGALPIFFGPDGVTGMWADAGGASRAWMEAHSVVEGSVESDSSVRDWFNVLDYGAKGDGIADDTAAVQLAVNAASAAGGGTVYVPRGRYLLSSAITWASGVNALGAGDRASILQSTNQNNDCITGTDISGVTLQGLQLSGPGRGFGSGVRFTRFSAPSTANITLRDLLIQSFGGDGVFCHELAGSVLQRVRVRTCGGIGFHLRAPQDTVLGGASTTLIGCSAEGNVTAGFWLDGMSYTNLTGCAAQGSPSGYRLDTCTSVTLTSCGAEQCTTSLIVYGGKGTTVNGFVSEASDGTSVWVTNAATGVVLVGVAEVLPVAAATACLRTDTGTIVTVLGLTAVRANALSGTVNRLDAGDGALVVAGKTVVPSGGTAARMGTAVMAAGTVTVNTTAIAASSVVQLTIQTPGGTVGSPYVNARTAGTSFVIKSTSASDTSTVGWRILDPS
- a CDS encoding siphovirus ReqiPepy6 Gp37-like family protein translates to MPVAVQLLITDRNLVVQGDPIDGWTNLDCTKKFNEPGSGSFDVPARPDVMAQLQPGNRVTVIRDNAVWMAGPLEIPSDFSWSVTEQPGWGKVTVSFSDDLAVVAGYITWPTPANAWTAQLANTYRQITGTNAETIIRTLINENCGPAARAERRIPNFALDSVAGVGTSTTVKTRFEALLDTARRVAIDGGAIGFRTRMTATQILFGCYAPADLTATARFSIGLGNLRSVQAKQSAPVVTHALIAGTEPETGTAGRTYVQTADTAAAATWWRVEKYVDGSADTDANGELTQAGNQEIAGGAAPVELATVTVDTDDLRAGRDFDLGDRVTVALPYGVEIADLVRSIHLQATPSSGEFVTTLIGSPEATTDPATVKALRSLGRRLGRLETR
- a CDS encoding phage tail protein, with the translated sequence MPLITAPVITPPDTGGGGGGSTPVPLPEIGYASATYTDPSGTVWPLNNEAAGWFTLADGVSGLGATLYELTSDAHPRGGARLRHAHPLPRAIVWPLYVYGETHVEFIGRWRALATAFTRTLREGPGWLEIARPDGTRRRIAVHYQEGFEGRGSKGYGIVSDAAVITLWCEDPYWVDPVAIGMHRQTGSLTPFFTPYPTISSSQVLGETTVGNPGDVVVWPTWTVTGPASLITFTHEGTGESFAVDPNEVGHGNLLAGQQVTISTDPPTVRYQDGSNWVGALDWPGAVLWGLAPGDNPVTFQLNGSGPGSAVDLVFNPRYETA
- a CDS encoding phage tail tape measure protein, which translates into the protein MPVEVGVGYVSVVPEARGFGRLLNQQISGESARVGTSAGQDAGQGFLGGIGGVMKKGVAGVAAGAGALFAVGFAEAVEQDKSNARLGAQLGLTEKESARAGKIAGTVYSKGYGESIDQVNDSLKALQQNGVAAISGSRREIVGLSKDALNLSEAFGADVGESAKAAGQLIRTGLVKNGKEAFDLLTAGFQSGADKAGDLIDTVNEYSTQWRKAGIDGATGIGLINQALKAGARDGDVAADAIKEFSIRAVDGSKTTADGWKALGLNADDMASKFARGGKAANGVLDLTLDRLRGIKDPIKQSQIAVSLFGTQAEDLGASLLAMDPSTAAAGLGKVGGAAGRMGKTLHGAATNDLEVFKRQALQGLANFADKYALPALKSFGQFLNAYVLPPAQKVGGALVNVLVPAAKSTADAFAGGVQWVKEYGAWLIPLGVAIGGVAIVAGASTIATWGMTAAFSIYRGVILAATAVTRGWAVAQGILNAVMSANPVGLIVVGILALVAAAVVAYQKVGWFREAVQATWAGIKAGWDVLWNSALKPGFGYLMIGLKAIGAAASWLWSTVLSPVFSAIATAGKVLFTVLAVVVITPIILYLKALGAVAGWLWQNAIGPAFRGIVTLASWWWTGVKLYFGLVKGVISAVGSAATWLYRTAIEPAFRGIVTLASWWWTGVKLYFGLVKTGITAVGNAGTWLYRTAIKPAFDGIGSAASWLWTHGLKPAFDAGKSAVGLFAGAFDTAQKAIGKAFDKVRDATRKPVAFIVNTVYTNGIKKVWDGVAGFVGLDKLPAAKFAGGGRTRGGTPGKDSIPALMMADEFVVKRDSARSVGFGALEYINRTGELPVQRFADGGIVGDALSWVGGKAKKIGGAVMDGVDFLSDPGRLWDKATKFVRDKIAQVGQNKFAQMIGKVPIKMLGALKDKVVGAATSAFGGSSGDIGGSGVKRWSSVVLQALKMVGQPASLLSTTLRRMNQESGGNPRAINNWDINARNGTPSKGLMQVIDPTFNAYAGKLRGRGVWDPLANVYASMRYALSRYGSLASAYNRAGGYANGGRPRPGEVAWVGENGPELLQFGGGQTVLDHDSSVSAVGAAMVRSMARSLPQPVPAAAAVRAALPSGGGQTAVESGHTYNFYPRTLDMTVHDLELLQRRQDALARVGRPR